The proteins below come from a single Dinghuibacter silviterrae genomic window:
- the rplQ gene encoding 50S ribosomal protein L17 gives MRHGDKINNLGRTQSHRKALLNNLASQLITHKRIVTTHAKAKSLRTFVEPLITKSKENTTHQRRIVFSYLQDKQAVAELFDVISPKIAARPGGYTRIIKLGTRVGDNAELAMIELVDFNEIYGKGKGEAKEPAKRTRRAGGGKKKAAAADAAPEAPAAEEKTAE, from the coding sequence ATGCGTCACGGAGACAAAATCAACAACCTGGGTCGTACCCAGTCCCACCGGAAGGCCCTGCTGAACAACCTGGCCTCCCAGCTGATCACGCACAAGCGGATCGTTACCACCCACGCCAAAGCGAAGTCCCTGAGGACCTTCGTCGAGCCCCTCATCACCAAGTCCAAGGAAAACACCACCCACCAGCGGAGGATCGTTTTCTCTTACTTGCAGGATAAGCAAGCAGTGGCCGAGCTGTTCGATGTGATCAGCCCCAAGATCGCTGCCCGTCCCGGGGGCTATACCCGCATCATCAAGCTGGGTACCCGCGTCGGTGACAACGCCGAACTGGCCATGATCGAGCTGGTCGACTTCAACGAAATCTACGGTAAAGGAAAGGGCGAAGCCAAGGAACCCGCCAAGCGCACCCGTCGCGCAGGTGGTGGCAAGAAGAAAGCCGCTGCTGCTGACGCTGCACCCGAGGCACCCGCCGCCGAAGAAAAGACGGCTGAGTAA
- a CDS encoding homogentisate 1,2-dioxygenase, with product MPSYHTLGQIPHKRHTQFRKPDGGLYAEQLFSTEGFSSDYSLLYHVYPPTDIIQVGTPHNVAPVIAEEKMLKHRSFQGFKIAPEKDYLSSRKAVLVNNDVHVVLAAPEGGTGDYYFKNADADEVIFVHEGTGVLKTPYGALSFGYGDYLVIPRGTIYQIQFADQKNRLFIVESFSPVRYPKKYLSPYGQLLEHSPYCERDIRAPQNLETHDEKGDFLMLIKKQGQLYTFHYGHHPFDVVGWDGCCYPFAFSIHDFEPITGRVHQPPPVHLTFEARNFVICSFVPRLFDYHPQSIPAPYNHSNIDSDELLYYVDGDFMSRKNVTRGQITLHPGGIPHGPHPGAVEKSIGARETKELAVMVDTFHPLKLTKTALEIEDPSYTMSWAE from the coding sequence ATGCCATCCTATCATACGCTGGGGCAAATCCCCCACAAGCGTCATACCCAGTTCCGTAAACCGGACGGCGGGTTGTACGCAGAACAGCTTTTTTCCACGGAAGGTTTTTCCTCCGACTATTCGTTGCTTTACCATGTCTATCCACCCACGGATATAATTCAGGTGGGGACGCCTCATAACGTTGCCCCGGTGATAGCGGAGGAGAAAATGCTCAAACACCGGAGCTTTCAGGGCTTTAAAATAGCCCCGGAGAAGGATTACCTGTCTTCCCGGAAGGCGGTCCTGGTCAACAACGATGTACACGTGGTGCTTGCGGCCCCCGAAGGAGGAACCGGAGACTATTACTTCAAGAACGCCGACGCCGACGAAGTGATTTTTGTCCATGAGGGGACCGGCGTGCTCAAGACCCCCTACGGCGCGCTGTCCTTCGGGTACGGGGACTACCTGGTGATCCCCCGGGGGACGATCTACCAGATCCAATTCGCAGACCAGAAAAACCGGCTTTTTATCGTGGAGTCGTTTAGCCCGGTCCGTTACCCCAAAAAGTACCTGAGCCCTTACGGGCAGCTCCTGGAGCACAGCCCCTATTGCGAAAGGGACATCAGGGCCCCCCAAAACCTGGAGACCCATGACGAAAAAGGGGACTTCCTGATGCTGATCAAAAAACAGGGGCAGTTGTATACCTTTCACTACGGCCACCATCCCTTCGACGTGGTAGGCTGGGACGGTTGTTGCTACCCGTTTGCGTTCTCGATCCATGATTTTGAACCGATTACGGGCCGGGTTCACCAGCCGCCGCCTGTTCACCTGACCTTTGAGGCCAGGAATTTTGTGATCTGTTCGTTTGTGCCCCGGTTATTTGATTACCACCCGCAGTCGATCCCGGCTCCTTATAATCATAGTAATATAGATAGTGATGAATTGTTATATTATGTGGATGGGGACTTTATGAGCCGGAAAAACGTGACCCGCGGGCAGATCACCCTACACCCGGGGGGGATACCGCACGGACCACACCCGGGGGCGGTGGAAAAGAGCATTGGGGCCCGGGAAACAAAGGAGCTTGCGGTCATGGTGGACACGTTTCACCCGTTAAAACTGACAAAAACCGCCCTTGAAATCGAGGATCCGAGCTATACGATGAGCTGGGCAGAATAG
- a CDS encoding DUF1634 domain-containing protein, which produces MSGKKWGDKDMQLIIGNLLRGGVLLSTGIVIIGGIVYLARHGQELPEYGTFHGQPREFRTIPGIARGVWDGKGRAVIQMGILVLIATPVFRVAFSIIGYLLEKDYLYTAITLLVLAIILFSMLGGLGA; this is translated from the coding sequence ATGAGCGGCAAGAAGTGGGGCGATAAAGACATGCAACTGATCATCGGGAACCTCCTTCGCGGCGGGGTGCTCCTGTCCACGGGGATCGTGATCATCGGGGGCATCGTCTACCTGGCCCGGCACGGTCAGGAACTCCCGGAGTACGGGACCTTTCACGGACAGCCCCGGGAATTCCGGACCATCCCCGGTATAGCCCGGGGAGTTTGGGACGGCAAGGGAAGGGCGGTGATCCAAATGGGGATCCTCGTCCTGATCGCCACCCCCGTATTCCGCGTGGCCTTTTCCATCATCGGTTACCTGCTGGAAAAGGATTATTTGTACACCGCCATCACGCTCCTTGTGCTGGCCATCATTCTTTTTAGTATGCTGGGCGGTCTTGGCGCCTAG
- the rpe gene encoding ribulose-phosphate 3-epimerase, which translates to MHLVAPSLLAADFLHLEDACRLVNESKADWFHLDVMDGRFVPNISYGMSIIEQIRTVAQKPCDVHLMIEEPGRYVADFKAAGADHITVHWEACPHLHRNIQQIKSLGITAGVAINPATPVDFLTSILPELDLVLIMSVNPGFGGQTFISHTFQKIRKLRKMIHDLGLHTHIEVDGGISVENAGPIVQAGADVLVAGSTVFHAPDPVAAIAKLKSV; encoded by the coding sequence ATGCACCTGGTAGCCCCCTCCCTCTTAGCCGCGGACTTCCTCCACCTGGAGGACGCGTGCCGCCTCGTCAATGAGAGCAAAGCCGATTGGTTCCACCTGGACGTTATGGACGGCCGTTTCGTCCCCAACATCAGCTACGGGATGTCGATCATCGAACAGATCCGTACGGTTGCCCAAAAGCCGTGCGACGTGCACCTGATGATCGAGGAGCCGGGGCGCTATGTTGCCGACTTTAAGGCCGCGGGGGCGGATCACATCACGGTGCACTGGGAGGCCTGCCCGCACCTGCACCGGAACATCCAGCAGATCAAATCCCTGGGGATCACGGCCGGGGTCGCCATCAACCCGGCGACGCCGGTGGATTTTCTGACCAGTATCCTTCCGGAGCTGGACCTCGTGCTGATCATGAGCGTCAATCCCGGGTTCGGAGGCCAAACCTTTATCTCCCACACTTTCCAGAAGATCCGCAAACTTCGCAAGATGATCCACGACCTGGGGCTTCATACGCACATCGAGGTCGACGGGGGTATTTCGGTGGAAAATGCCGGGCCCATCGTGCAGGCGGGAGCCGATGTATTGGTGGCGGGGTCCACAGTTTTTCACGCACCCGATCCGGTGGCGGCGATTGCGAAGTTGAAAAGCGTCTAA
- the ykgO gene encoding type B 50S ribosomal protein L36, translating into MKVRAAIKKRSADCKIVRRKGRLYVINKKNPRFKQRQG; encoded by the coding sequence ATGAAAGTAAGAGCCGCCATCAAAAAAAGGAGCGCCGACTGTAAGATCGTCCGTCGCAAGGGCCGGTTGTATGTAATCAACAAAAAGAACCCCCGGTTCAAGCAACGCCAGGGCTAA
- the rpsD gene encoding 30S ribosomal protein S4, which yields MARYTGPKTKISRIFGEPILGNGKYLGKNSNPPGQHGMTRKRKTLGEYALQLREKQKAKYTYGVLERQFRGTFQEAARRKGATGENLIKLLEARLDNTVYRLGLAASRPAARQLVSHKHITVNGHVVNVPSYQLTPGDIISITQRTADSEALMGQVKGKNPKINWLDWNEGELKGTFVAYPERESVPENIREQLIVELYSK from the coding sequence ATGGCTCGTTACACTGGCCCAAAGACAAAGATCTCCCGCATTTTCGGGGAACCCATCCTGGGGAACGGTAAGTACCTGGGTAAAAACAGCAATCCTCCCGGTCAGCACGGCATGACCCGCAAGCGCAAAACGCTCGGAGAATACGCCCTGCAGCTCAGGGAAAAGCAAAAGGCTAAATACACCTACGGGGTCCTGGAACGGCAGTTCCGCGGTACCTTCCAGGAAGCCGCCCGCCGCAAGGGGGCCACAGGTGAAAACCTGATCAAGCTGCTGGAAGCCCGCCTGGACAATACCGTATACCGCCTGGGCCTGGCCGCTTCCCGTCCCGCCGCCCGCCAGTTGGTGAGCCACAAGCACATCACGGTGAACGGCCACGTGGTCAACGTACCCAGCTACCAGCTGACACCCGGGGACATCATCAGCATCACCCAGCGTACCGCCGACAGCGAGGCCCTGATGGGCCAGGTCAAGGGGAAAAACCCCAAGATCAACTGGCTGGACTGGAACGAAGGCGAGCTGAAGGGGACCTTTGTCGCTTACCCTGAAAGGGAAAGCGTTCCGGAAAACATCCGCGAGCAACTGATCGTGGAATTGTACTCCAAATAA
- a CDS encoding metallophosphoesterase family protein encodes MTRIGLLSDTHGYLDPAVFTHFKDCDEVWHAGDFGPAAVAEALAAWKPLRGVYGNIDAYDIRSRYPERLVWTCEDLKVFMVHIGGYPGRYAPGVKADVQREKPGLFISGHSHILKIMPDKALNLLHINPGAAGNHGWHKVRTLVRFTVDGARLTDCQVIELGGRSGPLSSGE; translated from the coding sequence ATGACAAGGATAGGCCTGCTTTCGGACACCCATGGATACCTGGACCCCGCGGTGTTTACCCACTTCAAGGACTGCGACGAAGTCTGGCACGCCGGGGACTTCGGCCCGGCCGCCGTGGCGGAGGCGCTGGCCGCGTGGAAACCCCTGAGGGGCGTCTACGGCAACATCGACGCCTACGATATCCGGAGCCGTTACCCCGAACGGCTGGTCTGGACCTGCGAAGACCTGAAGGTCTTCATGGTCCATATCGGCGGTTACCCGGGACGGTATGCCCCGGGGGTAAAGGCCGATGTACAACGCGAAAAGCCGGGGCTTTTTATCAGCGGGCACTCGCATATCCTGAAGATCATGCCTGACAAGGCCCTGAACCTCCTGCATATCAACCCCGGTGCCGCGGGCAACCATGGCTGGCACAAGGTGCGGACGCTGGTGCGGTTTACGGTTGACGGGGCCCGGCTCACCGATTGTCAGGTGATCGAGCTGGGCGGACGTAGCGGACCGTTAAGCTCCGGGGAATAA
- a CDS encoding sulfite exporter TauE/SafE family protein: protein MTILVFTGIILLGAFAAGLLGSLTGLGGGVVIIPLLTLGFGVDIRYAIGSSLVAVIATSSGSAVAYVKEGFSNIRLGMFLEVATTSGAILGAFLAIYAPTHLIAITFGVILVLTTALSQVKRQDLPDPTGSALATRLKLNGTYPENGSLKAYGVHRVYGGFGMMAVAGMLSGLLGVGSGALKVIAIDNIMRVPFKVSTTTSNFMIGVTAAASAGVYLYRGYIDPGISMPVVLGVLGGAFIGSRLLAGARPAWLRIIFTVVVVFLAVEMIYNGATHRI from the coding sequence ATGACCATCCTTGTTTTCACCGGCATCATCCTGTTGGGTGCCTTCGCGGCGGGTTTACTGGGCTCCCTGACCGGTTTGGGCGGGGGCGTGGTGATCATTCCACTGCTGACACTCGGCTTCGGAGTGGACATCCGGTACGCCATCGGGTCTTCGCTGGTGGCCGTCATCGCCACTTCTTCGGGGTCCGCCGTGGCTTATGTCAAAGAAGGTTTTTCCAACATCCGTTTGGGGATGTTCCTGGAGGTGGCCACCACTTCCGGCGCCATCCTGGGGGCCTTTCTGGCGATCTATGCGCCCACGCACCTGATCGCCATCACCTTTGGGGTAATCCTTGTCCTGACCACCGCATTGTCGCAAGTCAAGCGGCAGGACCTGCCGGACCCCACCGGGAGCGCCCTTGCCACCCGGCTGAAGCTCAACGGCACCTACCCGGAAAACGGCAGCCTGAAAGCGTATGGGGTCCACCGCGTCTACGGCGGGTTTGGGATGATGGCGGTCGCCGGCATGCTGAGCGGCCTGCTGGGCGTGGGTTCGGGTGCCCTAAAGGTCATCGCGATCGACAACATCATGCGTGTGCCCTTCAAGGTGTCGACGACCACCAGCAATTTTATGATCGGCGTGACCGCGGCCGCCAGCGCCGGGGTATACCTTTACCGGGGCTATATCGACCCCGGGATCTCGATGCCGGTGGTGCTGGGTGTATTGGGGGGTGCGTTTATCGGGTCCCGCCTGCTGGCCGGGGCACGACCGGCCTGGCTAAGGATCATCTTTACCGTGGTGGTCGTTTTCCTGGCCGTTGAAATGATTTATAACGGGGCAACCCATCGTATATGA
- the infA gene encoding translation initiation factor IF-1 — protein MSKQGLIKQDGIIIEALSNAMFRVRLENGHEILATISGKMRMHYIRILPGDRVGVEISPYDLSRGRINFRYKN, from the coding sequence ATGTCAAAACAAGGATTGATCAAGCAAGACGGCATCATTATCGAGGCCTTATCGAACGCCATGTTCAGGGTAAGGTTGGAAAATGGGCACGAAATTCTGGCTACCATATCTGGGAAAATGCGGATGCACTACATCCGGATTCTACCGGGGGACCGCGTCGGCGTCGAGATCAGCCCTTATGACCTGAGCAGGGGACGGATCAATTTCAGGTATAAAAACTAA
- the rpsK gene encoding 30S ribosomal protein S11 encodes MAKASNQNNAKAAAKKRIVKVDSYGDAHVTASFNNIIVSLTNKQGQVIAWSSAGKMGFKGSKKNTPYAAQTASQDAAKVALDAGMRKVDVYVKGPGAGREGAIRALANSGLEVVMIKDITPLPHNGCRPPKKRRV; translated from the coding sequence ATGGCAAAAGCATCGAATCAGAACAACGCGAAGGCCGCGGCCAAAAAAAGGATCGTAAAGGTGGACTCCTACGGGGATGCCCACGTTACGGCCAGCTTTAACAACATTATCGTCAGCCTTACCAACAAGCAAGGCCAGGTGATCGCCTGGAGCAGCGCCGGTAAGATGGGCTTCAAGGGGTCTAAAAAGAACACCCCGTATGCTGCCCAGACGGCTTCCCAGGATGCTGCCAAGGTAGCCCTGGACGCCGGGATGCGTAAAGTAGACGTATATGTAAAAGGCCCCGGGGCCGGTAGGGAAGGTGCCATCAGGGCGCTCGCCAATTCCGGTCTGGAAGTCGTGATGATCAAAGACATCACGCCGCTGCCGCACAACGGCTGCCGTCCGCCCAAGAAACGTCGTGTATAA
- the rpsM gene encoding 30S ribosomal protein S13, with product MARIAGIDLPKNKRGEIGLTYIYGIGRSTAQYILDKAGISYDKKVNQWNDEDQAAIRNIINNEFKVEGQLRSEVQMNIKRLLDIACYRGLRHRKGLPVRGQRTRTNSRTRKGKRRTVAGKKKAPKK from the coding sequence ATGGCTCGTATAGCCGGTATTGATTTACCCAAGAACAAAAGAGGCGAGATTGGCCTGACCTATATTTATGGGATCGGCCGTTCTACGGCCCAGTATATCCTGGATAAGGCGGGGATCAGCTACGACAAGAAGGTGAACCAGTGGAACGACGAGGATCAGGCTGCTATCCGTAATATCATCAATAACGAGTTCAAGGTAGAAGGTCAGCTGCGCTCCGAAGTTCAAATGAACATCAAGCGTCTGTTGGATATTGCCTGCTACCGTGGGCTTCGTCACAGGAAAGGGCTGCCTGTCCGCGGACAACGTACCAGGACGAACTCCCGCACCCGTAAGGGCAAGCGCCGGACCGTTGCCGGTAAGAAGAAGGCACCGAAGAAGTAG
- a CDS encoding tetratricopeptide repeat protein: MKQFLLFGLICLAACQSTTSNDDQALQKPPYAVWTDSIRQFPTHSNYFFERGKLFSQNNDSAHAVRDLEKALSMADEADYALVLSSFWLDHGQPDSARVVLGPSLARFPYNQLLRRNLLMSFYGEGRFDEAMKINDTALRYDSASSGNWYNRAMVQDAMKDSTAALRSLETAYRLDSGNATIAYELANRYADAGNATALSLCDRIIRRESKGQPKPDPFAIKGIYYANTGHPAEAVAAFDRAIAVDYTFLDAYLEKGILLYKQHKYAEALKVFDLSTSVDNTFADGYYWTARCQQQLGQLKDARLNYERAIAFDKHFTEAREALAKLDQADRK, encoded by the coding sequence ATGAAGCAATTCCTTCTGTTTGGTCTTATCTGCCTGGCCGCTTGCCAATCCACGACAAGCAACGACGACCAGGCCCTTCAGAAACCACCCTATGCCGTCTGGACGGATAGCATCCGGCAGTTCCCCACCCACTCCAATTATTTCTTCGAAAGAGGAAAACTTTTTAGCCAGAACAACGACTCGGCCCACGCGGTCCGGGACCTGGAGAAGGCCCTGTCGATGGCGGACGAAGCGGACTATGCCCTCGTCCTGTCTTCTTTCTGGCTGGACCATGGGCAGCCGGATTCGGCCCGGGTCGTCCTGGGGCCCTCCCTGGCACGGTTTCCTTATAATCAACTCCTGAGGCGCAACCTCCTGATGTCGTTTTACGGGGAAGGACGTTTTGACGAGGCGATGAAAATAAACGACACGGCCCTGCGGTATGATTCGGCCAGCTCGGGGAACTGGTACAACCGCGCGATGGTGCAGGACGCCATGAAGGATTCCACGGCGGCCCTCCGGAGCCTGGAAACCGCCTACCGGCTGGACTCCGGCAATGCCACCATTGCGTACGAACTGGCCAACCGTTACGCCGACGCGGGCAATGCCACTGCCCTGTCGCTTTGCGACCGGATCATCCGGCGCGAATCCAAGGGTCAGCCAAAACCCGACCCCTTTGCCATTAAAGGCATCTATTACGCCAACACCGGTCATCCCGCTGAAGCGGTGGCTGCCTTCGACCGGGCGATCGCCGTCGACTATACCTTCCTGGATGCCTACCTGGAAAAGGGGATCCTTTTGTATAAACAACATAAGTATGCGGAGGCGCTGAAGGTGTTCGACCTGTCCACGTCGGTAGACAATACTTTTGCCGACGGTTATTATTGGACGGCCCGTTGCCAGCAACAGCTGGGGCAACTCAAGGACGCGCGGCTCAACTACGAGCGCGCCATTGCGTTTGACAAACATTTTACAGAAGCCCGGGAAGCGCTGGCCAAATTGGATCAGGCCGACCGAAAATGA
- a CDS encoding inorganic diphosphatase, with amino-acid sequence MLTVLHPWHGAHYGDDAPEVINALIEIPQGSRAKYELDKETGLLRLDRVIYSSFHYPANYGFIPQTLGEDKDPLDVLVICSLPVQPLCLIEAKIMGVMQMIDGGDADDKIIAIAANDPSVNYINSLDEMPRHFFNELRHFFEEYKHLENKTVKVEEFQDKTVAIQILNEAIARYKEAYKK; translated from the coding sequence ATGCTGACAGTTCTACACCCCTGGCACGGGGCCCATTATGGGGACGATGCACCCGAAGTGATCAACGCCCTGATCGAGATCCCGCAAGGCTCCAGGGCTAAATACGAATTGGACAAGGAAACCGGTCTGCTCCGTCTGGACCGTGTGATCTATTCTTCGTTCCATTACCCCGCCAACTACGGCTTTATTCCCCAGACCTTAGGGGAGGACAAGGACCCGCTCGACGTGCTGGTTATTTGTTCCCTCCCCGTCCAACCCCTTTGTCTCATCGAAGCCAAGATCATGGGCGTCATGCAGATGATCGACGGCGGGGACGCGGACGACAAGATCATTGCGATCGCCGCCAACGACCCTTCGGTGAACTACATCAATTCGCTGGACGAGATGCCCCGGCACTTCTTCAACGAGCTCCGGCACTTCTTTGAGGAGTATAAACACCTCGAAAACAAGACCGTGAAAGTGGAGGAGTTTCAGGACAAGACCGTCGCCATCCAGATCCTCAACGAGGCGATTGCGCGGTATAAGGAGGCGTACAAAAAGTAA
- a CDS encoding PhoH family protein: protein MTETIINLESINPIEFFGVNNGKLDILKKKFPLLKILSRGTQIKLSGAPEQIETAREKIDLLVQYLERNGHLSENYFEQILGGDDAETIDHFKDRNPNDILVFGPNGKTVRARTANQKRLVTAADKNDILFAIGPAGTGKTYTAVALAVRALKNKVVKKIILTRPAVEAGESLGFLPGDLKEKIDPYLRPLYDALDDMIPADKLGYYMSTRVIEIAPLAYMRGRTLDNAFIILDEAQNATDLQLKMFLTRIGANAKAIITGDLTQIDLPKNQKSGLDKAVRILKHVDGIAHIELDEEDVVRHKLVKAIIKAYDREHQAEQVRVETHR from the coding sequence TTGACGGAGACGATTATTAACCTTGAGAGCATTAACCCTATTGAGTTCTTCGGGGTCAACAACGGCAAATTAGACATACTAAAAAAGAAATTCCCCCTTCTAAAAATCCTTTCCAGAGGTACCCAAATCAAGCTAAGCGGTGCGCCGGAACAGATCGAAACCGCCCGGGAAAAAATAGACCTGCTGGTCCAGTACCTGGAGCGGAACGGACACCTGAGCGAAAACTATTTCGAGCAGATCCTGGGCGGGGACGACGCGGAAACCATCGACCATTTTAAGGACCGCAATCCCAATGACATCCTGGTCTTCGGGCCAAACGGCAAAACAGTCCGGGCCCGCACGGCAAACCAGAAAAGACTGGTGACGGCGGCGGACAAAAACGACATCCTCTTCGCGATCGGACCCGCGGGTACGGGTAAAACCTATACGGCGGTGGCCCTGGCGGTTCGTGCACTCAAGAACAAAGTGGTCAAAAAGATCATCCTGACGCGTCCGGCCGTGGAAGCGGGGGAAAGCCTTGGCTTTTTGCCGGGCGACCTGAAGGAAAAGATCGACCCTTACCTGAGGCCGTTATACGATGCCCTGGACGACATGATCCCCGCCGACAAACTGGGGTATTATATGAGCACCCGGGTGATCGAAATAGCGCCCCTGGCCTATATGCGGGGCCGGACCCTGGACAACGCCTTCATCATTCTGGACGAAGCGCAGAATGCCACCGACCTCCAGCTGAAGATGTTCCTGACGCGTATCGGGGCCAATGCCAAAGCCATCATTACCGGTGACCTTACCCAGATCGACCTTCCCAAGAACCAGAAAAGCGGTCTGGACAAGGCCGTCCGCATCCTCAAACACGTGGACGGTATCGCCCATATCGAGTTGGATGAGGAAGACGTCGTCCGCCACAAGCTGGTCAAGGCCATCATCAAGGCCTACGACAGGGAGCACCAGGCCGAACAGGTGAGGGTGGAAACCCACCGATAA
- a CDS encoding DNA-directed RNA polymerase subunit alpha, producing MAILNFVKPDKIVLQKATDFEAQFEFRPLEPGYGVTIGNALRRVLLNSLEGYAIVGIKIEGADHEFATLKGVTEDVTEIILNLKQVRFKKKVDHEVGTEKVTLSLKNKTEFTAAMIGEATQSFEVMNPGQLICTMDSSAKIDIEINIAKGRGYVPADENKVKDAPFGYIPIDSIFTPIKNVKYAIENTRVEQRTDYEKLVMEVATDGTIHPEEAVKQASRILIQHLMIITDENITFDNKEEKKEDLVDEQTLQLRKVLKTPLEDLDLSVRAFNCLKAAKINSLSELVQYEQEDLMKFRNFGQKSLAEIEQVLHERGLHFGMDLAKLGINDDF from the coding sequence ATGGCCATTCTAAACTTCGTAAAGCCCGATAAGATCGTTCTTCAAAAAGCTACGGATTTTGAAGCGCAATTCGAGTTCCGTCCCCTGGAACCGGGCTACGGTGTAACTATAGGCAATGCCCTGCGCAGGGTGTTGCTGAACTCGCTTGAAGGTTACGCTATCGTGGGCATCAAGATCGAAGGTGCCGATCACGAATTTGCGACGCTCAAGGGCGTTACAGAGGATGTGACCGAAATCATCCTGAACCTGAAGCAGGTACGCTTCAAGAAGAAGGTGGACCACGAGGTAGGCACCGAGAAGGTGACCCTTAGCCTCAAGAACAAGACGGAATTCACCGCCGCCATGATCGGCGAAGCCACCCAGAGCTTCGAGGTGATGAACCCGGGTCAGTTGATCTGCACCATGGATTCGTCCGCCAAGATCGACATCGAGATCAATATCGCCAAAGGCCGCGGCTATGTACCGGCCGATGAAAACAAAGTGAAGGACGCCCCCTTCGGATATATTCCCATCGACTCCATCTTCACGCCCATCAAGAACGTGAAGTACGCGATCGAAAATACCCGCGTGGAACAGCGCACCGACTACGAGAAACTCGTCATGGAAGTGGCTACGGACGGCACCATTCACCCCGAAGAGGCGGTGAAACAGGCTTCCCGGATCCTGATCCAGCACCTAATGATCATCACCGACGAGAACATTACGTTCGATAATAAGGAGGAAAAGAAGGAAGACCTCGTGGACGAACAGACCCTGCAACTGCGCAAGGTGCTGAAGACCCCGCTGGAAGACCTCGACCTGTCCGTCCGCGCCTTCAACTGTCTGAAGGCTGCCAAGATCAACTCCCTCAGCGAGCTGGTCCAGTACGAACAGGAAGACCTCATGAAGTTCCGCAACTTCGGTCAGAAGTCCCTGGCCGAAATCGAGCAGGTGCTCCACGAGCGCGGCTTGCATTTCGGGATGGACCTCGCGAAGCTCGGGATCAACGATGATTTTTGA
- a CDS encoding C40 family peptidase — MVYAVCCVPVSPLRSEPAHRSEQVSQLLFGERCKVLETGRDGWVRIVTLYDGYEGWCTLPQLTEIDMDDYLHAHADLSAEWAAELTYNGHPMHIPLGSSLTAVHNGRGAWRRNELRYSGQVWVSHAPEPKAIRHQAFLYLNTPYLWGGRSVFGIDCSGFTQGVFRFFGIDLPRDSSQQVSRGETVGFLQQAHTGDLAFFDNEEGRIVHVGILLGEHEIIHASGKVRVDRIDSQGIVNGETGQRTHQLRIIKRLF, encoded by the coding sequence ATGGTCTATGCGGTTTGCTGTGTTCCCGTCAGTCCTCTCCGTTCGGAACCCGCGCATCGCTCCGAGCAGGTCAGCCAGCTCCTTTTCGGGGAACGCTGCAAAGTACTGGAGACAGGCCGGGACGGCTGGGTCCGGATCGTGACCCTGTATGACGGGTACGAAGGCTGGTGCACGCTTCCCCAGCTCACCGAGATCGACATGGATGACTACCTGCACGCACACGCCGACCTCAGCGCCGAATGGGCCGCGGAGCTCACTTACAACGGACACCCCATGCACATCCCCCTGGGCAGCAGCCTTACGGCTGTCCATAACGGCCGGGGCGCCTGGAGGCGAAACGAGCTCCGGTATTCAGGGCAGGTGTGGGTGTCCCACGCGCCGGAGCCCAAGGCTATCCGGCACCAGGCCTTTTTATACCTCAACACCCCTTATCTCTGGGGTGGACGATCGGTCTTTGGCATCGACTGCAGCGGTTTTACCCAGGGCGTCTTTCGCTTTTTCGGGATCGACCTTCCCCGCGACTCCTCCCAGCAGGTGAGCCGGGGGGAAACCGTGGGTTTTCTCCAACAGGCGCACACGGGTGACCTCGCGTTTTTTGACAACGAGGAAGGACGCATCGTCCACGTAGGCATCCTCCTGGGAGAACACGAGATCATCCACGCCTCCGGGAAGGTGCGTGTCGACAGGATCGACAGCCAGGGGATTGTCAATGGCGAAACAGGTCAGCGCACGCACCAACTGAGGATCATCAAGCGCCTGTTCTAG